TTCCAACGGATGCCGAACCGACCGCCACAAGGTGCGCGGATAGAAGACGAGCCACGACATGAGCTCGTACAGAAGGTCCTCGAAGGACTTCAGAAAGACGAGGAACGGCACGGACCCCCTCCGCAATAACCCCGCCGACTGCTGTAACTGATGTCAGTGACGGCGCCTAATCGCGATCAATCGTCTTCGTCTTCATAGCCAATCAGGTTGAGCTCACGCGCCTTGATCTGGTGCGTCATGCACCAATGCTTGAGCGCTTCCTCGCGGCCGTGGGTGATCAATACCTCGCGCGGCGCTAACTCGCGGATGGTCGTCGTCAGCTCGTCCCAGTCGGCGTGGTCGGAAATGATCAGTGGCAGCTCGACATTCCGCTGCCGCGCGCGCTGGCGGATGCGCATCCAGCCCGACGCCATCGCGGTCACCGGATCGGGCAGCCGCCGCGACCAGCGATCGTTGAGCGCGCCCGGGGGCGCGATGACGATATGCCCCGCCATCTCCTGCTTGGTCGCGCCGCCGGTATGGCGAAGCTCGCCGAGATCGATGCCGAATTCCTGGTAAAGCTGGTTCAACTTCTCAACCGCGCCGTGGAAATAGATGGGCGCATCATGGCCCCGCTCGCGAAGCTCGCAGATGATCCGTTGCGCCTTGCCGAGCGCATAGGCGCCGACCAGCACGCAGCGGCTCGGATCCGAATGCAGGCGATGGAGCAATCGGTCAATCTCGCTTCCTGTGTCGGGATGGCGGAAGACCGGCAGGCCGAAGGTCGCCTCGGTAATGAAGATGTCGCACGGCACTGGCACGAACTCTGGGCAGGTCGGGTCCGGGCGCCGCTTATAGTCGCCGGACACCACGATCTTTTCGCCCTTGTGCTCGAGCACGATCTGCGCGGAGCCGAGCACATGGCCCGCGGGCACGAAGCTGACGTCCACCTCGCCGACGCGGATGCTCTCGCCATAGGCGATCGCCTGCGCGCCCGGCTGTGGCCCGTAGCGCGTCGCCATGATCGCGAGCGTCTCCGGCGTTGCCAGAACTTTCTCATGACCGCCGCGCGCGTGATCTGAGTGACCGTGGGTCACCATCGCCCTGGCCTTGGGCTGCGAAGGGTCGATCCACGCGTTCGCCGGGCGCACATAGATGCCCTCGGGATAGGACTCGATCCAGGAACCTAAGCGCGCCATTGCGAGCTATATAGGGCGAACGACAACAGAAGTTCCGCGGGAGAACAGACAAATGGACGAATCCATGTGGGGCATCATGACCATCCTCGGGCCCGCGATCCTTTTGGTCGCGTTGATCTGGCTGGTCATGCGCCGCCGCTCATCGAGCAGCACGGGGCAGACGGAAAACGCCACGCGCGACCTCTATCGCGAGGAAGAAGAGCGCCGGCGCGGGGGGACTGACGACCTCTGAGCGAGACGGCGCTACCGCCGGTCGTCCGGCAATGGTTTGAATCGAAAGGCTGGCAGCCACGCCGCCACCAGCTCGAAATGCTCGAGCGGGCGCAGCGCGGACGTAGCGCATTGCTCGTTGCCGCGACCGGCGCGGGCAAGACGCTGGCGGGCTTTCTCCCGACGATCTGCGAGCTTGCGGAGGAGCCGGCCGACGGCCTTCACACGCTCTACGTCTCGCCGCTCAAGGCGCTCGCGGTCGACGTCCAGCGGAACCTGATCGGCCCAATCGAGGAGATGGGCTTGCCGATCCGCGTCGAGACGCGGACCGGCGATACGCCATCGGACCGCAAGGCGCGGCAGCGGGTGAAACCGCCGCAGGTACTGCTGACGACACCCGAATCCCTAAGCCTGCTGCTTAGCTACCCCGACTCCGCGCAGATGTTCGAAAACCTGCGCACCATCATCGTCGACGAACTCCATGGCTTCGCCAAGGAGAAGCGCGGCGACCTGCTGTCGCTGTCGATGGCGCGATTGCAGAAACTTGCGCCCGCCCTTCGTCGCGTCGGCTTGTCGGCGACGATCAGCGATCCCGACGCCTACCGGTCCTGGCTCGCGCCCGACGCGGACATGGAACTGGTCGACCTCGTCCTAGGCGACCCCGGCGCGGAGCCCGACTTGTCGATCCTCATCCCGGAAAACCGCATCCCGTGGGCCGGCCATTCCGGCCGCCACGCCGCGCGCGAGGTGATGAAGCTGATCGAGGCGCACAAGACGACCCTTGTCTTCTGCAACACGCGGAGCCTCGCGGAGCTCATCTTTCAGGACCTGTGGGCGGTGAATGACAATTCGCTGCCGATCGGAATCCACCACGGCAGCCTCGCCGTCGAAGCGCGGCGCCGGGTCGAAGAAGCGATGGCGACGGGCAAGCTGCGCGGGTTGGTCGCCACTGCCAGCCTCGACCTCGGCATCGACTGGGGCGACGTCGACCTCGTCGTGCAAATGGGCGCGCCGAAGGGAAGCTCCCGCCTCCTTCAGCGCATCGGCCGCGCCAACCACCGCCTCGACGAGCCGAGCAAGGGCATCATAGTGCCTGGCAACCGCTTCGAATATCTCGAAGCGCGCGCGGCGCTCGATGCGATCGAGGATGGGGAGCTCGACCCCGAGAATTTCCGCCCCGGCGCGCTCGACGTGCTCGCCCAGCATATCCTCGCCATGGCGGTCTCCGCGCCCTTCCAGCAGGACGACCTACTCGCCGAAGTCCGGTCGTCCGCGCCCTACGCCGGCCTGGAGCAGGAGACGTTCGAGGAGATCCTCAACTTCATCGCGACCGGCGGCTACGCGCTCAAGGCCTACGACCGCTTCCGCCGCCTGGTGCCGGAACCCGGCGGCATGTGGCGCATCGCCCGGCCGCAGATCGCGCAGCAGCACCGCTTGAATGCCGGCGTCATCGTCGAGCAGCCCGTGCTCACCGTTCGTTTCCGCAACGGCCGCAAGCTCGGCACGATCGAGGAGGGCTATGCCTCGACCCTCGCACCCGGCGACCTGTTCTTCTTTTCCGGCCTCAGCTTGGAAGTCGAACAGTTCAAGGATGCCGACATCATCGTCCGCGCGTCGTCGAAATCGGGCCGAATCGTCACTTACGGCGGCCAGCGCATGTCGATGTCGACGCACCTCGCCAGCCGCGTCCGCCACATGCTGTGCGACCGCAACGACTGGCACCGTTTCCCGCAGGACGTCAGCGACTGGCTTGAAGTGCAGAGCGAGCGCTCGGTCCTCCCCGAACCGCACCAGCTACTGGTCGAGACCTTCCCGCATGAGGGGCGGCACTACATGGTCGCCTATAGCTTCGAGGGGTGGAACGCGCACCAGTCGCTGGGCATGCTGATCACGCGGCGCATGGAGACCGCCGGGCTCAAGCCGCTGGGCTTCGTCGCGAACGATTACGGTCTTGCCTGCTACGGCCTTGAAACCATCCACGATCCCGCGGCCCTGTTCTCGCCCGACATCCTCGAGCAGGAGTTCGTCACCTGGGTCGAAAGCTCGATGCTTCTGAAGAACGCCTTCCGCGAAGTGGCGGTGATCGGCGGTCTCGTCGAGCGGCATCACCCCGGCAAGAAGAAGTCGGGGCGCCAGGTCAGCTTCTCGACGGACCTCATTTACGACGTGCTGCGCCGCTACGAACCCGAGCATCTGCTTCTGCGCGCGGCATGGGACGATGCGCGTCGGCGGATGACCGAGCTTGGCCGCCTCGTTCGTCTCGTCGATCGAGCGTCAGCGACGATGCTCCACGTCGACGTGGAACGGATCACGCCGATGGCCGTGCCGCTGATGGTCATCGTCGGGCGCGAAGCCTTGCCGCCGGGCGCCGAAGCCGACGAATCGCTCCTGATGCAGGCCGAAGAGTTGGCCAATGCGGCAATGACGCTCTGATCGGTCATTGCCGCTTCATCGCGCATCTGCGAATCTTGCGGCCATGAAGCGTATCCTTGTCCTCGTACTGCCCGCCCTGCTCGGCGGGTGCGTTGTCGGCACCGTTGCCAAAACCGCCGTCGATGTTGTCACTCTGCCGGTGAAGGTCGTCTCCGCAGGCGTCGATGCGGCAACCACCAGCCAGGCCGAAGCTGACCAGAAGCGCGGTCGTGAAATCCGCAAGGAAGAGGAACGCCGCGGGCGCGAACTTCGGCTAGCGGAAGAGCGGTGCCGCAAGGGAAAGCCGCTTCCCGAGGACGATTGCTCGCGCGTCCAGCAGCGCTGACTCTATCTCGGTGCACTGGACAAGCGCGCGCGGCCACAGCAAGCCCGCGCGATGCGCTACTTCCTCGATACGGAATATAATGGCATCGGCGGCGCCTTATTGAGCCTCGCGCTGGTGCCCGATGACGGGGAAGAGCTGTATCTCACCCTGAAGACCGACCAGCCCATCGTCGAATGGGTTCAGAAGCATGTCATTCCCTATCTCGACATGGTGCCCGAGCAGCTATCGTGCCCTCGCCTCGAGCATAACGACGCTGCGCATGCGCTCGAACGCTACCTTCGACATGACGAAGATGTGCTGATCGTCGCGGACTGGCCCGAGGACGTCGCGCAATTCTGCAACCTGCTCATCACGGGGCCAGGCGACATGGTCGAGCTGCGCCACCTGACGTTTCGGCTTACCCCGATGAGCAATTTCAGCACGGCGGCTAACAGCCGGGTCCCGCACAATGCGCTGCACGACGCGCGCTCGCTGCGCGATCACGTGCTGGCGATGGAATAGAATTATTCTGCGGCGGTCCGGATCGTCTCGGCGCCTTCGCGCTCGATCCAGGTAAGGTCTCGCAGGGACAGAGGTCGGCCGTCCTCAGCCTGGACGCACAACTTGCGGACCGGCTTGCGGTCTCGGGTGTCGGCCAGCACCACGCGCATCTTCCCGTAGCCCCATTCCTCGCCCCACTGCCGCATCGCGAGCACGACCGGCAGCAGGCCCTCGCCCTTCGGGGTCAGCGAATAGATGACGCGCCTTTTGTCCGTCGGATCGGGCGAGCGTTCGAGCACGCCGCCGGCGACCATCCGGCCAAGGCGATCCGAAAGGATGTTGCGGGCGATACCGAGACCCGCCTGAAATTCCTCGAAATGCCGGAGGCCGTTGAGCGCCCCGCGGAGGATTAGGAAAGCCCACTTTTCTCCGATCAGCTCGACCGCG
This portion of the Sphingomonas limnosediminicola genome encodes:
- a CDS encoding helix-turn-helix domain-containing protein is translated as MPADRLTSHIDEFKEAALSCPIPAAVELIGEKWAFLILRGALNGLRHFEEFQAGLGIARNILSDRLGRMVAGGVLERSPDPTDKRRVIYSLTPKGEGLLPVVLAMRQWGEEWGYGKMRVVLADTRDRKPVRKLCVQAEDGRPLSLRDLTWIEREGAETIRTAAE
- a CDS encoding ligase-associated DNA damage response exonuclease is translated as MARLGSWIESYPEGIYVRPANAWIDPSQPKARAMVTHGHSDHARGGHEKVLATPETLAIMATRYGPQPGAQAIAYGESIRVGEVDVSFVPAGHVLGSAQIVLEHKGEKIVVSGDYKRRPDPTCPEFVPVPCDIFITEATFGLPVFRHPDTGSEIDRLLHRLHSDPSRCVLVGAYALGKAQRIICELRERGHDAPIYFHGAVEKLNQLYQEFGIDLGELRHTGGATKQEMAGHIVIAPPGALNDRWSRRLPDPVTAMASGWMRIRQRARQRNVELPLIISDHADWDELTTTIRELAPREVLITHGREEALKHWCMTHQIKARELNLIGYEDEDD
- a CDS encoding ligase-associated DNA damage response DEXH box helicase gives rise to the protein MSETALPPVVRQWFESKGWQPRRHQLEMLERAQRGRSALLVAATGAGKTLAGFLPTICELAEEPADGLHTLYVSPLKALAVDVQRNLIGPIEEMGLPIRVETRTGDTPSDRKARQRVKPPQVLLTTPESLSLLLSYPDSAQMFENLRTIIVDELHGFAKEKRGDLLSLSMARLQKLAPALRRVGLSATISDPDAYRSWLAPDADMELVDLVLGDPGAEPDLSILIPENRIPWAGHSGRHAAREVMKLIEAHKTTLVFCNTRSLAELIFQDLWAVNDNSLPIGIHHGSLAVEARRRVEEAMATGKLRGLVATASLDLGIDWGDVDLVVQMGAPKGSSRLLQRIGRANHRLDEPSKGIIVPGNRFEYLEARAALDAIEDGELDPENFRPGALDVLAQHILAMAVSAPFQQDDLLAEVRSSAPYAGLEQETFEEILNFIATGGYALKAYDRFRRLVPEPGGMWRIARPQIAQQHRLNAGVIVEQPVLTVRFRNGRKLGTIEEGYASTLAPGDLFFFSGLSLEVEQFKDADIIVRASSKSGRIVTYGGQRMSMSTHLASRVRHMLCDRNDWHRFPQDVSDWLEVQSERSVLPEPHQLLVETFPHEGRHYMVAYSFEGWNAHQSLGMLITRRMETAGLKPLGFVANDYGLACYGLETIHDPAALFSPDILEQEFVTWVESSMLLKNAFREVAVIGGLVERHHPGKKKSGRQVSFSTDLIYDVLRRYEPEHLLLRAAWDDARRRMTELGRLVRLVDRASATMLHVDVERITPMAVPLMVIVGREALPPGAEADESLLMQAEELANAAMTL